The sequence TTATGAAAGCACCTCTAGATTTCAGCCCAGGGTTTATTTGTTGAGTTTCTCTGCgcttttcctttctcctgctcTCCTGCCAAGACCCAGAGATGGTGCAAGCCTTGGAAGTAAATAGAAAATGCCAAGCTTAGTTTTTTAGGTCACCGTAAACTACACGCTTATCTCCTTTCAGAATACATAAGCCACAGGATGTCATCTCAAGCCAGCACAGAAGGATAAGGACTCAAACGTAGGTCTGGCTGTAGATATGCATATGTTGGGATCACAGTGAGGAAGTGTATGTTTGTATACAAGCAGCCTTTTTAAGTCCAGAGCcttcttcctttttcctcagAGGTTCCATATTCTTCTGGCAACAAAGATCTTTTTATATCTCTGGGGTTTCATATTCCACCCAACAGCCTATCATAAGAGAGCACAAATCTACTAAATAGTAAAATGAGGGATTACTTCCACTCATCTGTTGACAGACATTTCTCCAAATTGGATCAAATGATTAAAGGTATTAGAATGACGTCTTGCAGATCCAGATCAAATCATTTGAAACCTTGAGAGTGTTTCTCCTTTGCTTGGAAGAAACCACCAGAAATAGTTGTAGGTGCTAATTGCCCATTATTCTCACTAATGTGAAATTGTTAATTGGGACCTTTAAATATTTTACTCACTTGAATCCTAACCAGAGGTCTTCAAGATGGAAGGACTGTGCAGCGGCTTGCTTCCCGACGTGCCCTTCGGGATCTCTTCCGACGCCTGAATGGTTCTTCCTCGAGTTGCTTACGCTGAGAAGAGGGGTCCAGGCTGTGAAGTCTTCCAACATCTCCCACTACAAAGATGGCACTGCTGAAAGTCAAATTCAATCAGAAGAAACGGGTAAAGCTAGCGCAGGGACTATGGCTCATGAACTGGTTTTCGGTGTTTGCTGGAATCCTTGTTTTTAGCATGGGATTGTTCCTCAAAATTGAGCTCCGGAAGCGAAGCGAGGTGATGGACAATTCTGAAAGCCACTTTGTGCCCAATTCTTTGATATTGATGGGTATATTATCCTGCGCCTTCAATGGTTTTGCTGGAAAAATTTGTTACGACTCTCTGGATCCCGCTAAATTTGCCAAGTGGAAGCCTTTGCTGAAACCTTACCTGGCTCTGTGCTGCGTCTTTAACATGCTCCTTTTCTTCGTGGCTCTGATTTGCTTTCTCATGCGGGGCTCCCTGGAGAGCacgctggcccaggggctgaagAACGGCATGAAGTTCTACCGGGACACGGACACCCCCGGGAGGTGCTTCATGAAGAAGACCATCGACATGCTCCAGATCGAGTTCAAGTGCTGCGGCAACAACGGCTACAAAGATTGGTTCGAAATCCAGTGGATCAGCAACAGATATCTGGACTTCAGCTCCAAAGAAGTGAAAGAGTAAGTGACTCG comes from Melospiza melodia melodia isolate bMelMel2 chromosome 3, bMelMel2.pri, whole genome shotgun sequence and encodes:
- the PRPH2 gene encoding peripherin-2 translates to MALLKVKFNQKKRVKLAQGLWLMNWFSVFAGILVFSMGLFLKIELRKRSEVMDNSESHFVPNSLILMGILSCAFNGFAGKICYDSLDPAKFAKWKPLLKPYLALCCVFNMLLFFVALICFLMRGSLESTLAQGLKNGMKFYRDTDTPGRCFMKKTIDMLQIEFKCCGNNGYKDWFEIQWISNRYLDFSSKEVKDRIKSNVDGRYLVDGVPFSCCNPSSPRPCIQYQVTNNSAHYSYDYQTEELNLWRRGCREALLSYYSSMMSSMGAVILLVWLFEMSVMVGLRLLHTSLESIANPEDPECESEGWILENSLKDTFKSALENLKKLGKFNQVEAGAEGAEGEEGGKTPAITTVS